Proteins co-encoded in one Marinomonas sp. IMCC 4694 genomic window:
- the rph gene encoding ribonuclease PH: protein MRPSGRAVDQLRPLKITRNFTKHAEGSVLIECGDTKVICTATVVSGVPRFLKGKGQGWITAEYGMLPRSTGSRMDREAARGKQGGRTVEIQRLIGRSLRAAVDLKKLGENTITIDCDVIQADGGTRTASITGGFVALADAMNKLVESKKIKTNPIVSHIAAISVGVYKGVPVLDLDYPEDSNAETDMNVIMNDKGGFIEIQGTAEGEAFSDEDMAGMLAVARKGIAEILEAQRVALAS, encoded by the coding sequence ATGCGCCCAAGCGGAAGAGCAGTAGATCAGTTACGTCCCCTTAAAATCACTCGTAATTTTACCAAACACGCGGAAGGGTCCGTTCTTATTGAGTGTGGCGATACCAAGGTTATTTGTACGGCGACCGTTGTTTCAGGTGTGCCACGTTTTTTGAAAGGCAAAGGTCAAGGTTGGATCACAGCAGAATACGGCATGTTGCCACGCTCTACCGGTAGTCGTATGGATCGAGAGGCGGCTCGTGGTAAGCAAGGTGGCCGCACCGTTGAAATTCAGCGTTTGATCGGTCGCTCTTTGCGTGCCGCGGTGGATTTAAAAAAGCTGGGTGAAAACACCATTACCATTGACTGCGACGTGATTCAGGCCGACGGTGGCACACGCACCGCGTCGATCACCGGTGGGTTTGTGGCGTTAGCGGATGCGATGAACAAGCTGGTGGAAAGCAAAAAAATCAAAACGAACCCCATTGTGTCGCACATCGCGGCGATTTCTGTTGGTGTTTACAAAGGCGTGCCGGTATTGGATTTGGATTACCCAGAAGACTCGAATGCCGAAACAGACATGAACGTCATTATGAACGACAAGGGCGGTTTCATTGAGATTCAGGGCACCGCCGAAGGTGAAGCGTTCAGCGATGAAGACATGGCGGGCATGTTGGCCGTAGCGCGCAAAGGCATTGCCGAGATCTTGGAAGCGCAGCGTGTTGCGTTAGCCAGTTAA